The genomic interval ACCGCCATGCCGGGCCGGGCGACGTCGTCCGCATCGTGACCACGGATTTTCCAGAGCGCCTCCCGACCGAAGACATCCTCTTTCCCGACGAGGCGTATCGCACCGTCTACCAGCAGGCCGGCCTCGCGGTCGTCGCTACCTGCAAACCCCTGGCGAAGGGCGACGAACCTTATCGCTGGGTGAGCGAGACCACGGTCGCGCCCTGGGTCATCTACGTACTCGCACCCTGACCACGACGAGAAGGACACCATGCAGAAGCGCACACTCGGCAAGAGCGCCCTTGAGGTCTCCGCACTCGGCTTCGGATGCATGGGCCTGAACTTCTCCTACGGCCAGGGCATCAGCAAGCAAGACGCCGTCTCACTCCTCCGCAAAGCGGTCGACCTCGGCGTCACCTTCTTCGACACCGCCGAGGCCTACGGTCCCTGGACCAACGAGGAGCTCGTCGGCGAAGCGCTCGCGCCGGTCCGCGACCGCGTCGTCATCGCCACCAAGTTCGGCTTCAAGATCGAGGACGGCAAGCAAGCCGGCGTCGACAGCCGCCCGGAGCGCATCCGGCAGGTCGCCGAAGCCTCCCTCCAGCGCCTGCGCGTCGAAGCCATCGACCTGCTTTACCAGCACCGCGTCGACCCCGACGTTCCCATCGAGGACGTCGCCGGCGCCGTCAAGGATCTCATCCAGCAGGGTAAGGTGAAGCACTTCGGGCTCTCCGAAGCCGGCGTCGAGACCATCCGCCGCGCCCACGCCGTCCAGCCCGTGACCGCGCTGCAGTACGAGTACTCCCTCTGGTACCGTGACCCCGAGAAAGACGTGCTCCCGCTCGCCGAAGAGCTCGGCATCGGATTCGTCCCCTACAGCCCGCTCGGCCGCGGCTTCCTCACCGGCAAGATGGACGTGAACACGCGATTTGCTCCGTCCGACTTCCGCAGTAAGCTGCCGCGCTTCACTCCAGAAGCGCGCCAGGCGAACCAGTCAGTCGTC from Terriglobales bacterium carries:
- a CDS encoding aldo/keto reductase, encoding MQKRTLGKSALEVSALGFGCMGLNFSYGQGISKQDAVSLLRKAVDLGVTFFDTAEAYGPWTNEELVGEALAPVRDRVVIATKFGFKIEDGKQAGVDSRPERIRQVAEASLQRLRVEAIDLLYQHRVDPDVPIEDVAGAVKDLIQQGKVKHFGLSEAGVETIRRAHAVQPVTALQYEYSLWYRDPEKDVLPLAEELGIGFVPYSPLGRGFLTGKMDVNTRFAPSDFRSKLPRFTPEARQANQSVVDLLARIAAKKSATPAQIALAWLLAQKPWIVPIPGTTKLHRLEENIGAAALELTPEDLRDINTAVAKIPVQGERYPEELQRMVGR